A window from Gammaproteobacteria bacterium encodes these proteins:
- the msbA gene encoding lipid A export permease/ATP-binding protein MsbA, translating into MNDSAVTPGRGGVGIYRRLLGYALAYWRSMAFAVLGMVLYAATDTGFAALMKPLLDGSFVDRDHDMIRWLPPLMAGILLVRGVGGYLSSYYVSYVGRCVVKVLRGQMFHQLLHMPVTYFDASSTGQLISKLTYNVEQVADAASRSMTILIRDTLTIIGLVLWMFYLSVELTLCFLIAAPIVTAMVIYASKRFRKISGNIQRSMGDVTHVAQEMIEGHRVVKIFGGHAYETQHFEAVNEHNRRMHMKMARTEAASTPFIQLVVGLALTAIVFLATLPPVLEQITVGTFVSFIISVTLLLTPARNLTNINARVQQGIAAGESIFELIDSEREYDRPTQAPTSRRGLVEYRNVIFSYEQAKGQVLKDISLTINPGETVALVGRSGSGKSTLVNLLPRFYEPQAGQVLLDEVSIRDYALADLRERITYVSQEVVLFNDTIAANIAYGRQGGASRVQIEKAAIAAHATEFITRLPQGLDTMVGENGILLSGGQRQRLAIARALLKDAPVLILDEATSSLDSEAEQHIQAALEALVKNRTTLVIAHRLSTVENADRIVVMQEGRIAETGTHAQLLAQGGIYTGLHRSQFRKIQTPTSANSSPG; encoded by the coding sequence ATGAACGATAGCGCTGTCACACCAGGCCGCGGCGGCGTGGGCATATACCGGCGGCTGCTGGGATATGCGCTGGCCTACTGGCGCAGCATGGCGTTCGCGGTGCTGGGCATGGTCTTGTACGCGGCCACCGACACGGGTTTCGCGGCGCTGATGAAACCGTTGCTGGATGGCAGCTTCGTGGACCGCGATCACGACATGATCCGCTGGTTGCCGCCGCTGATGGCGGGCATCCTGCTGGTGCGCGGGGTCGGCGGGTATCTGTCGAGCTACTACGTGTCCTACGTTGGGCGCTGCGTCGTCAAGGTGCTGCGCGGGCAGATGTTTCATCAACTGCTGCATATGCCGGTCACGTATTTCGATGCGAGTTCGACCGGCCAGCTCATCTCCAAGCTGACTTACAACGTCGAACAGGTGGCCGACGCCGCAAGCCGCAGTATGACCATTCTGATACGCGACACCCTGACCATCATCGGCCTGGTGTTGTGGATGTTTTATTTGAGCGTGGAGCTGACTTTGTGCTTTCTTATCGCCGCGCCGATTGTCACCGCGATGGTCATCTACGCCAGCAAGCGGTTCCGCAAGATCAGCGGCAACATTCAACGCTCCATGGGCGACGTGACGCATGTCGCGCAGGAGATGATCGAAGGCCATCGCGTGGTCAAGATTTTTGGCGGACATGCCTACGAAACGCAGCATTTCGAGGCCGTGAACGAGCACAACCGCAGAATGCACATGAAGATGGCCCGCACCGAGGCCGCCAGCACGCCGTTCATTCAACTGGTCGTAGGGCTGGCGCTGACGGCCATCGTGTTTCTCGCCACGTTGCCGCCGGTGCTGGAGCAGATCACGGTCGGGACTTTCGTTTCGTTCATTATCTCCGTTACCCTGCTGCTGACGCCGGCGCGCAATCTCACCAATATCAACGCCCGCGTGCAGCAGGGCATCGCCGCCGGTGAAAGCATTTTCGAGCTGATCGACAGCGAGCGAGAATACGACCGGCCGACCCAAGCGCCGACCAGTCGCCGTGGCCTGGTCGAATACCGCAACGTGATCTTCAGTTACGAGCAGGCCAAGGGCCAGGTGCTTAAGGACATTTCGCTGACAATCAACCCCGGCGAAACCGTCGCTCTGGTGGGGCGTTCCGGCAGCGGCAAATCCACCTTGGTGAATCTGTTGCCACGCTTCTACGAGCCGCAGGCCGGGCAGGTGTTGCTCGATGAGGTAAGCATTCGTGACTACGCGCTAGCCGATTTGCGGGAACGGATTACCTATGTGAGCCAGGAAGTGGTGTTGTTCAACGACACCATCGCGGCCAACATCGCGTACGGTCGTCAGGGCGGCGCCAGCCGCGTACAGATCGAAAAGGCGGCGATCGCCGCGCACGCGACGGAGTTCATCACCCGTCTGCCGCAAGGTTTGGACACCATGGTCGGCGAGAACGGCATCCTCCTGTCGGGTGGGCAGCGGCAGCGGCTGGCGATCGCCCGCGCGCTGCTGAAAGACGCGCCGGTATTGATTCTGGACGAGGCGACCTCGTCGCTGGACAGCGAGGCGGAGCAGCACATCCAGGCCGCGCTGGAGGCGCTGGTGAAGAACCGTACCACCCTGGTGATTGCGCACCGTCTGTCCACCGTAGAGAACGCCGATCGCATTGTGGTGATGCAGGAGGGGCGCATCGCGGAAACTGGTACGCATGCGCAGTTGCTGGCGCAGGGC
- a CDS encoding biopolymer transporter ExbD, producing the protein MRFKARRGDRLELNLTSLIDVVFVLLIFFVLTTTFERHAELQIELPNATAEPLTRRQQPLELAIDSAGRYYINGRALVNNRSATLSTALDDVSKGRADTPIILNADGRTPHQAVVTAMDVAARLGLTHLSIATTHDER; encoded by the coding sequence ATGAGGTTCAAGGCCCGTAGGGGCGACCGGCTGGAGCTCAATCTGACGTCGCTGATCGACGTTGTATTCGTGCTGTTGATTTTTTTCGTGCTGACCACGACGTTCGAACGCCACGCCGAATTGCAGATCGAGTTGCCAAACGCCACCGCCGAGCCTTTGACGCGGCGCCAGCAACCGCTGGAACTCGCCATCGACTCCGCCGGGCGCTATTACATCAATGGCCGGGCGCTCGTCAATAACCGCTCCGCAACGCTGAGCACGGCACTTGACGACGTATCGAAGGGGCGTGCGGATACCCCGATCATTTTGAACGCCGATGGGCGCACTCCCCATCAGGCCGTCGTCACGGCCATGGACGTAGCCGCCAGACTGGGTTTGACGCATCTGTCGATCGCCACCACGCACGATGAACGATAG
- a CDS encoding MotA/TolQ/ExbB proton channel family protein, giving the protein MFEIIKAGGWVMVPSIACSILALAIIGERFWSLQRQRVMPKDLVKQVWRLRQQGKLTQNHVTALRDSSPLGRILAAGLSSANEDRQIMKESVEETGRHVAHELERFLNTLGTIATISPLLGLLGTVIGMMQIFGTITDAGIGDPQQMAGGISVALITTVAGLVVAIPTLFFYRYFRGRVDDLVINMEAETIKLMEIMRGERRQNARPAHLQGDAA; this is encoded by the coding sequence GTGTTTGAGATCATCAAGGCCGGCGGCTGGGTGATGGTGCCCAGCATCGCGTGTTCGATCCTGGCGCTCGCGATCATTGGCGAGCGTTTTTGGAGTCTGCAACGCCAGCGGGTGATGCCTAAAGATCTGGTCAAACAAGTCTGGCGGCTGCGCCAGCAAGGTAAATTGACTCAAAATCACGTCACCGCACTGCGCGACAGTTCGCCTCTGGGTCGTATTCTTGCGGCCGGTCTGAGCAGCGCGAATGAAGACCGGCAGATCATGAAGGAGTCGGTCGAGGAGACCGGGCGTCACGTGGCGCACGAACTGGAACGTTTCCTGAATACGTTAGGCACGATCGCGACGATCTCGCCGCTGCTCGGGCTGCTCGGTACCGTGATCGGCATGATGCAGATCTTCGGCACCATCACGGATGCGGGGATCGGCGATCCGCAGCAGATGGCGGGCGGTATCTCGGTGGCGTTGATCACTACCGTCGCCGGGCTCGTGGTTGCCATACCCACCTTGTTTTTTTACCGCTATTTTCGCGGCCGGGTCGATGATCTCGTGATAAACATGGAAGCCGAGACGATTAAATTGATGGAAATCATGCGCGGCGAACGTCGGCAGAACGCGCGTCCGGCACACCTGCAGGGAGACGCCGCATGA
- a CDS encoding DNA internalization-related competence protein ComEC/Rec2: MIIIALGLLTGAMLLHQLAVLPPVAFVWLLVVLVPLVVGYKRFRCPLAIACGFLWALSQAHAALYPGLHPALEGDDLVVTGVIASIPEPREPATRFLFDIEQVHTRTVAGRSVPERARLSWYDDDPALKLGQRWTLTVRLKRPRGFMNPGGFDYEGWLYSQGIGATGYVRDEPRAQLLHSGFMERPVGRLRQAVADAIARRLGDSANTGVITALAIGDRGAMTPERWQLLLDTGTSHLLAISGMNISLVAGMTYFLTLYLWRLSAWLCLRVPSARAASIVALIAGFGYALLAGFSIPTQRAVIMLAVVMGALILDRTSRPGHTLAVALIAVLVWSSTAVLSAGFWLSFAAVGIIVYSLRGRPPSQSHWRQSGRLQGALTVGLAPLTLFFFQRAPLISFFANLVAVPWIGLVIGPLVLVAVSLLPVAPGLAGFLLNAADYGVDLLWEVLELLAALPFAQWHQAPVGWTLLPAAIGMIWLLAPRGWPARWLGLLLLLPMAMVVPARPAPGAYTITLLDVGQGLAAVIETRRHVLVYDTGPRFSDYFNAGDAAVIPYLRRRGIERIDILVISHGDNDHSGGTAAVLAAFPVTKLLTSAPRQFAPVRATRCHAGQRWRSDGVRFEILHPPSVDPSSIKPSPVQPWASSNNRSCVLRVASAGGAVLLPGDIEADAERALVRAHVGPLASDVLVIPHHGSATSSSAKFIEAVDPELALVSTAYGNQWGFPAQAVLARYRRRSISVEDTAGTGALTVTVHPIAGVILRERYRQSARHFWTAYP; encoded by the coding sequence ATGATCATTATCGCACTGGGCTTGCTGACGGGCGCAATGCTGTTGCATCAGCTTGCGGTCCTGCCGCCGGTGGCGTTCGTCTGGCTGCTGGTCGTCCTGGTTCCGCTGGTCGTTGGTTACAAACGCTTCCGTTGTCCGTTGGCTATCGCGTGCGGATTTTTGTGGGCGCTTTCTCAGGCGCACGCAGCGTTGTATCCGGGTCTGCACCCGGCGCTTGAGGGCGATGACCTGGTGGTCACCGGTGTGATTGCTTCGATCCCGGAGCCGCGCGAACCTGCCACGCGCTTCTTGTTCGATATCGAGCAAGTGCATACACGCACCGTCGCCGGCCGTTCGGTGCCGGAACGCGCACGGCTGAGCTGGTACGACGACGACCCCGCACTGAAGCTCGGTCAGCGCTGGACGCTCACGGTGCGCCTGAAACGGCCCAGGGGCTTCATGAATCCGGGTGGTTTCGACTACGAGGGCTGGTTATACAGCCAGGGCATCGGCGCCACCGGTTACGTTCGTGACGAGCCGCGTGCGCAGCTTCTACATAGCGGATTTATGGAGCGCCCGGTTGGACGGCTGCGCCAGGCCGTGGCCGACGCAATCGCGCGGCGCCTTGGCGATAGCGCCAACACCGGTGTCATCACGGCGCTTGCAATCGGCGATCGCGGCGCCATGACCCCGGAACGATGGCAACTGCTGCTGGATACCGGCACCAGTCATCTGCTTGCCATCTCGGGCATGAACATCAGTCTGGTCGCCGGCATGACTTACTTCCTGACGCTGTATCTCTGGCGGCTGAGCGCGTGGCTTTGTCTGCGTGTGCCATCGGCGCGGGCGGCCTCGATTGTGGCCCTGATCGCGGGCTTCGGTTATGCGCTGCTGGCCGGCTTTTCTATTCCCACGCAACGCGCGGTCATCATGCTTGCCGTGGTCATGGGCGCGCTGATCCTCGACCGCACCAGCCGGCCGGGTCACACCCTGGCAGTCGCGTTGATCGCAGTCCTGGTATGGAGTTCGACCGCCGTGCTCTCGGCGGGTTTCTGGCTGTCGTTCGCCGCGGTGGGGATCATCGTTTACAGCCTGCGTGGCAGGCCGCCGTCACAGAGCCACTGGCGGCAAAGCGGGCGCCTGCAAGGCGCGTTAACCGTTGGGCTTGCGCCGCTGACCTTGTTTTTCTTTCAACGCGCGCCGCTGATATCCTTTTTTGCGAACCTGGTGGCGGTGCCGTGGATAGGGCTGGTCATCGGCCCACTGGTCCTGGTCGCCGTTTCGTTGTTGCCGGTTGCGCCCGGACTCGCAGGCTTTCTGCTGAACGCTGCGGATTACGGAGTGGACCTGTTGTGGGAAGTGTTGGAACTGCTGGCAGCGCTGCCGTTCGCGCAGTGGCATCAGGCGCCCGTTGGCTGGACCTTGTTGCCCGCGGCGATAGGTATGATCTGGCTGCTCGCGCCGCGTGGCTGGCCGGCGCGCTGGCTGGGACTGTTGTTGCTGCTGCCGATGGCGATGGTGGTGCCGGCGCGGCCTGCGCCCGGCGCTTATACGATCACTTTGCTGGATGTCGGTCAGGGTCTCGCCGCGGTGATCGAAACCCGCCGGCACGTGCTGGTTTACGACACGGGTCCGCGTTTCAGTGACTATTTCAACGCCGGCGACGCGGCCGTCATTCCGTACCTGCGCCGGCGCGGCATTGAGCGCATCGACATCCTGGTGATCAGTCATGGCGACAACGATCATAGCGGCGGCACGGCAGCGGTGCTGGCGGCGTTCCCGGTGACAAAGCTCCTGACCAGCGCGCCGCGACAATTTGCTCCAGTGCGCGCCACGCGCTGTCACGCCGGTCAACGTTGGCGCAGTGATGGCGTGAGATTCGAAATCCTGCATCCACCGTCAGTCGATCCATCTTCGATTAAACCATCCCCGGTCCAACCTTGGGCGTCCAGCAACAACCGTTCCTGCGTACTGCGCGTTGCCAGCGCCGGCGGTGCGGTGTTGCTGCCCGGCGATATCGAGGCGGATGCTGAACGCGCTTTGGTGCGCGCGCACGTCGGGCCGCTGGCAAGCGACGTGCTGGTGATCCCGCACCACGGCAGCGCAACGTCGTCCAGCGCGAAATTTATCGAGGCGGTCGACCCTGAGCTGGCGCTGGTCTCCACCGCCTACGGGAACCAGTGGGGTTTTCCCGCGCAGGCGGTGCTGGCCCGTTATCGCAGACGATCGATCTCTGTTGAAGATACCGCCGGCACCGGCGCGCTGACGGTGACGGTGCATCCCATAGCCGGCGTTATCCTGCGCGAACGCTATCGCCAATCCGCGCGTCATTTCTGGACAGCCTACCCTTAG
- the lolD gene encoding lipoprotein-releasing ABC transporter ATP-binding protein LolD, translating into MKRADSARPVIECRHLAKSYADTATRVDVLKDVNLRVNAAEKIAIVGASGSGKSTLLHLLGGLDTPSDGEVIIAGEKMSSLSDASRGRLRNRALGFIYQFHHLLPEFTALENVAMPLVIRGQRPHAAMKIAGDLLKRVGLSARLHHKPGELSGGERQRVAIGRALITEPQAVLADEPTGNLDRDNAEQVHRLMIALNDEFRTSLVIVTHDIALAARMDTVYTLEDGGLRPP; encoded by the coding sequence ATGAAGCGTGCGGACTCGGCGCGACCGGTGATCGAGTGCCGGCACCTGGCCAAGTCGTATGCCGACACCGCAACGCGGGTGGATGTGCTCAAAGATGTGAATCTGCGCGTCAATGCGGCCGAGAAAATCGCCATCGTCGGCGCCTCGGGCAGTGGCAAAAGCACGCTGTTGCATCTGCTGGGCGGGCTCGATACGCCCAGTGATGGCGAGGTCATAATCGCTGGCGAAAAGATGAGTAGCTTAAGCGACGCCAGCCGCGGGCGGTTGCGCAACCGCGCGCTCGGGTTTATCTACCAGTTCCATCATCTGTTGCCGGAATTCACGGCGCTGGAAAATGTCGCCATGCCGCTGGTCATCCGCGGCCAAAGACCACACGCCGCGATGAAAATCGCCGGGGATTTGCTCAAAAGAGTGGGTTTGAGCGCGCGCCTGCATCATAAGCCCGGCGAGCTGTCCGGCGGCGAGCGCCAGCGGGTGGCGATTGGCCGCGCGCTGATCACCGAGCCCCAAGCGGTGCTCGCGGACGAACCGACCGGCAATCTCGATCGCGACAACGCCGAGCAGGTTCATCGACTGATGATCGCTCTGAACGACGAGTTTCGCACCAGCCTGGTGATCGTCACCCACGACATAGCGCTGGCCGCACGGATGGACACGGTTTATACCTTGGAGGATGGGGGGCTGCGTCCGCCATAG
- a CDS encoding lipoprotein-releasing ABC transporter permease subunit translates to MFRPLELYIGLRYTRAKRRNHFISFISLVSMLGVALGIIVMITVLSVMNGFQTEVRDRILGMASHATITGFNGQLKDWRTLEKRVAGQTEVAGDAPYVEGQAMLVNGQQVSGALLRGVLPAEEPDVSEVGEHMKYGELADLKAGEYGIVLGRELAAILGADPGGKVTVVTPEASVTPAGILPRLRRFTVTGIFEVGMQEYDSSAAFIHIADAATLFDLPDGAVSGLRLKLKDLFRAPAVNRELAQNLGGAYWVSDWTREHVNFFRAVQMEKTIMFIIMLLIVAVAAFNIVSTLVMLVTDKRADIAILRTLGITPRQVMAIFIIQGTIIGLVGTGLGVLGGTSLALNLESLVGWLEQLLDMQFLAPDVYYISELPSDVQFPDVLRISVAAFVLSVIATIYPAWRAARTQPAAALHYE, encoded by the coding sequence ATGTTTCGACCCTTGGAATTGTATATCGGGCTGCGCTACACGCGCGCCAAACGCCGCAATCATTTCATTTCCTTCATTTCGCTCGTGTCGATGCTCGGCGTGGCGTTGGGGATTATCGTCATGATCACCGTGCTGTCGGTCATGAACGGCTTTCAGACCGAGGTGCGTGACCGCATTCTCGGCATGGCCTCGCACGCCACCATCACGGGCTTTAATGGTCAGTTGAAAGACTGGCGCACGTTGGAGAAACGCGTGGCCGGCCAGACGGAAGTCGCAGGCGACGCGCCGTACGTCGAGGGTCAGGCGATGCTGGTGAACGGTCAGCAGGTGAGCGGCGCGCTGCTGCGCGGGGTGCTGCCCGCGGAAGAGCCCGATGTTTCAGAAGTAGGCGAGCACATGAAGTACGGCGAGCTTGCGGATCTTAAGGCGGGCGAGTACGGCATCGTGCTGGGCCGCGAGCTGGCCGCGATTCTCGGCGCGGACCCAGGCGGCAAGGTCACGGTGGTGACGCCGGAAGCCTCCGTCACGCCGGCCGGCATTCTGCCTCGCTTGCGGCGTTTCACCGTCACCGGCATCTTTGAAGTCGGTATGCAGGAATACGATAGTTCGGCTGCGTTCATTCATATCGCGGACGCGGCCACCTTGTTCGATTTACCGGACGGTGCGGTGAGCGGTTTACGGTTGAAGCTCAAGGATCTGTTTCGCGCGCCCGCGGTCAATCGCGAATTGGCGCAGAACCTCGGCGGCGCCTACTGGGTCTCGGACTGGACGCGCGAGCACGTGAATTTCTTTCGCGCCGTGCAGATGGAAAAAACCATCATGTTCATCATCATGCTGCTGATCGTGGCCGTGGCGGCGTTCAATATCGTCTCGACCCTGGTGATGCTGGTGACCGACAAGCGGGCCGATATCGCAATATTGAGAACATTGGGCATCACGCCGCGCCAGGTTATGGCGATCTTTATCATTCAGGGGACGATTATCGGGCTGGTCGGCACCGGGCTGGGTGTGCTGGGCGGCACCAGTCTTGCGCTCAATCTGGAGTCGCTGGTCGGCTGGCTGGAGCAGTTGCTGGATATGCAGTTTCTGGCACCCGATGTCTATTACATCAGCGAGTTGCCGTCGGACGTTCAGTTTCCTGATGTGCTGCGCATCTCGGTCGCGGCCTTTGTCCTGTCTGTAATCGCAACGATCTATCCCGCCTGGCGCGCCGCCCGCACCCAACCGGCGGCCGCCCTGCATTACGAATGA
- a CDS encoding agmatine deiminase family protein, producing the protein MQHIQRLPAEWAPQSGVMLAWPHEETDWAETLAAVEPTYVEIARQIARRELVMIVCADDTHLRRVYRRLGAEAVDLAAVRLTVAPVNDTWIRDYGPLTVSSNDAPRLLDFRFNAWGGKYPASRDDALTCALHGKGAFGDIVLERLSLVLEGGSIDVDGEGCMLTTRACLLSPTRNPDFSQSALEARFNEQLGIEQVLWLTHGQLAGDDTDSHIDMLARFCDPATIAYTACDDPNDPHYAPLKAMAVELAAFRTFEKQPYRLIPLPLPAPIISADGQRLPASYSNFLIINDAVLLPIYDDPADEIARQRLAAAFPTREIVCIDCTALIQQYGSLHCMTMQLPASVHLRSDESDASGTGTTRQRP; encoded by the coding sequence ATGCAACACATCCAGCGTTTACCGGCCGAGTGGGCGCCGCAATCCGGCGTCATGCTGGCGTGGCCGCACGAGGAAACGGACTGGGCAGAGACCCTGGCCGCGGTCGAACCTACTTATGTTGAGATCGCGCGCCAGATCGCGCGGCGCGAACTCGTCATGATCGTCTGCGCCGACGATACGCATCTGCGCCGCGTCTATAGGCGACTGGGAGCGGAAGCTGTCGATCTCGCGGCCGTGCGTTTAACCGTGGCGCCTGTCAATGACACATGGATCCGGGATTATGGCCCGCTCACGGTCTCCAGCAACGACGCGCCGCGACTGCTGGACTTCCGCTTCAACGCCTGGGGCGGAAAATATCCGGCATCGCGGGACGACGCGCTGACCTGCGCTCTGCATGGCAAAGGCGCGTTCGGCGATATCGTGCTGGAGCGGCTTTCCCTCGTGCTGGAGGGCGGCAGCATCGACGTCGACGGCGAAGGCTGCATGCTCACCACTCGCGCGTGCCTGCTGTCGCCGACCCGCAATCCAGACTTTAGTCAATCCGCGCTGGAGGCGCGCTTCAACGAACAGCTTGGCATCGAACAGGTCTTGTGGCTGACGCACGGTCAGCTTGCGGGAGACGATACCGACAGCCATATCGACATGCTGGCGCGTTTTTGCGATCCGGCGACTATCGCATACACCGCCTGCGACGACCCGAACGACCCGCATTACGCGCCGCTCAAGGCGATGGCGGTCGAGCTGGCAGCGTTCCGCACGTTTGAGAAACAGCCCTATCGACTCATTCCCCTGCCCTTGCCCGCGCCGATTATTAGCGCCGACGGCCAGCGGCTCCCCGCCAGCTACAGCAATTTCCTGATTATCAATGACGCGGTGCTGCTGCCGATCTACGACGATCCCGCCGACGAGATCGCGCGGCAGCGGCTCGCTGCGGCCTTTCCGACACGCGAGATCGTTTGTATTGATTGCACCGCGCTCATCCAGCAGTATGGCAGCCTTCATTGCATGACCATGCAATTGCCGGCTAGTGTTCACTTGAGATCAGACGAGAGCGATGCGAGCGGGACTGGTACAACACGCCAACGCCCATGA
- a CDS encoding carbon-nitrogen hydrolase, translating to MRAGLVQHANAHDYGQNLNATISGIEQAAREGAQLVLLQELHTSLYFCNTEDSAKFELAEPVPGPTTEKLSTTARALGVIIVGSVFERRAAGIYHNTAVVIESDGHIAGIYRKMHIPDDPGYYEKYYFTPGDLGFTPIDTSLARLGVLVCWDQWFPEAARLMALAGAELLLYPSAIGWDFNDTEDERARQFDAWRTIQRAHAIANGLPLLCCNRVGLERDPSGAGLDSGFWGGSFACGPQGELLAQAPHDVESVLVVDIDLTRTTTVRHAWPYLRDRRIDAYEDITRRYRDP from the coding sequence ATGCGAGCGGGACTGGTACAACACGCCAACGCCCATGACTACGGGCAAAACCTCAACGCCACTATAAGCGGCATCGAGCAGGCGGCGCGCGAGGGCGCGCAATTAGTGCTGTTGCAGGAACTTCATACTAGCCTTTACTTCTGCAACACCGAAGACTCGGCGAAATTCGAACTGGCCGAACCCGTCCCCGGCCCCACCACCGAAAAACTGTCCACCACGGCCCGCGCGCTGGGCGTAATAATCGTAGGCTCGGTGTTCGAGCGGCGCGCCGCCGGCATTTATCACAACACGGCGGTCGTAATCGAGTCCGATGGCCACATCGCCGGCATCTACCGCAAGATGCACATCCCGGACGATCCCGGCTATTACGAGAAATACTATTTCACGCCGGGCGATCTGGGCTTCACCCCGATCGACACCTCGCTAGCCCGCCTGGGCGTGCTGGTGTGCTGGGATCAATGGTTCCCGGAAGCGGCGCGCCTGATGGCGCTGGCCGGTGCGGAATTGCTGCTCTACCCCAGTGCGATCGGCTGGGATTTCAACGACACCGAAGACGAGCGCGCGCGCCAGTTCGATGCCTGGCGCACCATCCAGCGCGCGCACGCGATCGCGAACGGCCTGCCGTTGTTGTGCTGCAACCGAGTCGGGCTGGAACGCGACCCGTCCGGCGCCGGTCTCGACAGCGGGTTCTGGGGCGGCAGCTTTGCCTGCGGGCCGCAGGGCGAACTGCTGGCGCAGGCGCCGCACGATGTGGAATCGGTGCTGGTGGTCGACATCGACCTGACGCGCACCACCACGGTTCGGCACGCATGGCCTTATTTGCGGGATCGTCGCATTGATGCGTACGAGGACATTACCCGCCGTTATAGAGATCCTTGA
- a CDS encoding KTSC domain-containing protein, producing MDQFRILGIVGLGSPAGRVGNDLASGLDSSNLRVHVNHERDIVKVILDPLGLGTLPATTNADTSDPIAHALLDTYLGVPEVHAQVMQKVAQVAENLEPWALARQGVNSSAIASAGYNDFNELLDIAFTGSGSEYRYEHVPVSVYQSMLSASSVGTYFNANVRNNYSTRKVYP from the coding sequence ATGGATCAGTTCAGAATCCTTGGGATCGTCGGCCTGGGTTCGCCGGCCGGTCGGGTGGGAAATGATCTGGCCTCCGGGCTCGACAGCTCGAATCTCCGCGTCCATGTCAATCACGAGCGCGATATTGTCAAGGTGATCCTCGATCCACTCGGGCTGGGCACCTTACCGGCGACGACCAATGCCGACACATCGGATCCTATAGCCCATGCGCTGTTGGATACGTACCTCGGGGTCCCGGAGGTGCATGCGCAGGTCATGCAGAAGGTCGCGCAGGTGGCGGAAAATCTTGAACCGTGGGCGCTTGCACGGCAAGGTGTGAATTCATCCGCCATTGCCTCCGCGGGCTACAATGACTTCAACGAGCTGCTTGATATCGCGTTTACAGGCAGCGGTTCCGAGTACCGCTATGAGCACGTGCCGGTATCGGTTTACCAGTCCATGCTCTCGGCCTCTTCAGTCGGGACATACTTCAATGCGAACGTTCGCAATAATTACTCCACTCGCAAGGTCTATCCCTAG